A section of the Gloeobacter violaceus PCC 7421 genome encodes:
- a CDS encoding transposase, with product MKCPACQSDNFSKNGHRRGVQYYICKDCCKQFLEYYTPQGYPEKVKRNCLTMYLNGMDFRGIERTTGVCRNTVINWVKQAALALPDLPQTKKISTVAQLDKL from the coding sequence ATGAAATGCCCTGCCTGCCAGTCCGATAACTTCTCGAAAAACGGTCATCGACGCGGCGTTCAGTATTACATCTGTAAGGACTGTTGCAAGCAGTTTCTTGAGTATTATACTCCCCAAGGTTATCCAGAAAAAGTGAAACGCAACTGCCTGACCATGTATCTCAATGGCATGGACTTTCGTGGCATTGAGCGGACGACTGGAGTCTGCCGCAATACGGTGATCAACTGGGTCAAACAAGCCGCTCTCGCCTTGCCCGATCTACCACAAACCAAGAAAATTTCTACGGTGGCTCAGCTCGACAAGTTATAG
- a CDS encoding type II toxin-antitoxin system Phd/YefM family antitoxin — MISETSAVAFRQNLGEMLNQVQYRHDSILIKKDGKPVAALVDARLFERIRRMQARFDALCQRIEAGYAQLPEAEGLAEIDATVAQVRAGR; from the coding sequence ATGATCAGCGAAACCAGCGCCGTCGCCTTCCGCCAGAACCTGGGCGAGATGCTCAATCAGGTGCAGTACCGTCACGACAGCATCCTCATCAAGAAGGACGGCAAGCCGGTGGCCGCCTTGGTCGATGCCCGTCTGTTCGAACGCATCCGCCGCATGCAGGCCCGCTTCGATGCCTTGTGCCAGCGCATCGAGGCCGGGTACGCCCAGCTTCCCGAGGCCGAGGGCCTGGCCGAAATCGACGCGACTGTTGCCCAAGTGCGCGCCGGGCGCTGA
- a CDS encoding putative toxin-antitoxin system toxin component, PIN family, with the protein MPALSVVLDTNVLLSGIAYPASVPGKLIAAWKHGALDIVLSAYILDELRRVLPKLAHRHGLSAGEIDDLIDALAIQAELVEPEASNDPALSDANDQPVLGTLVAALRGGQAQTLITGDRALLALRDRYPIRTPAEFWAVHGGV; encoded by the coding sequence GTGCCCGCGCTGAGCGTGGTGCTGGACACCAACGTCCTGCTGTCCGGCATCGCCTACCCCGCCAGTGTGCCGGGCAAGCTCATCGCCGCGTGGAAGCACGGCGCGCTGGACATCGTGCTCTCGGCCTACATCCTCGACGAGTTGCGGCGCGTGCTGCCAAAACTCGCGCACCGGCACGGCCTGAGCGCAGGTGAGATCGACGACCTCATCGACGCCCTCGCGATCCAGGCCGAACTCGTTGAACCTGAAGCCAGCAACGATCCCGCCTTGTCCGACGCCAACGACCAGCCCGTGCTGGGCACGCTGGTCGCCGCGCTGCGCGGCGGACAGGCGCAGACGCTCATCACCGGCGACAGGGCCTTGCTGGCCTTGCGCGACCGCTACCCGATCCGCACCCCGGCGGAGTTCTGGGCAGTGCACGGTGGCGTTTGA
- a CDS encoding TonB-dependent receptor, with protein sequence MVLGWSRGVALTVALGSAALAGGAVRAEQASDLLKDQTQAQGLIEPRAVGEDLPEVTVTATKSREEQVYKVPLAVTVLSQQRASERDGTTIVDLLKGETGVWVQSSGPGQGTPFVRGVTGREVLLLQDGFRISPAFIRSGPNQYLALLDPYAFERLEVARGPVSVLYGSDALGGAVNVVGATPQFTGEATQAKGRVYAGYGTANAERSGRLEVSAGSEGKAFSLGLTYRGFDDFHLGGSPNPQLLFPNADPRLVSGSGYEYYAGQLKFAVNFDPTQRLVLGLEYNEVPRFAAIDSLIQGYGSAVIDASNFFTPQSRLFTTLTYEVKPRESWLTSGQLKLGYQRILDDRLRRSYSTRPSFPSFGSGVADAFYNSERNNSNLFGTQLTLESVAGRHTLTYGGEVYSDVIFSDTVRRFDAGSTAVRPSRYVSGSTFEQWGIFLQDYIRWSDRVSTVLGVRYSSVTARVPADGLRDSPAFTNNSSDFTYNLSNAFFITPEINYVLNVGRGFRAPNISDLSQAGVEGNFFNSPNPNLRPEQVFSIDTGFKFRTGTFTGELFGFWSKYSDRILTVLTGNTVAGLAERRQENAASQIIGGIEFGGQWRVIPELALLGTATWTQGDTTLNTGEVVPADRIPPFNGVVGVRYEPPAGKFYVEPLLRYAGAQNRLAPNNRSDNRINPNGTPGFFVFDVRAGLSVGESLWLRLVAQNLTNNNYREHGSSLDGLGTNIFFNVDYRY encoded by the coding sequence GTGGTTTTGGGGTGGAGTAGGGGTGTCGCGCTGACGGTGGCCCTGGGAAGCGCCGCGCTGGCGGGGGGTGCTGTGCGCGCCGAGCAGGCAAGCGATTTGCTCAAGGATCAGACCCAGGCCCAGGGCCTGATCGAGCCCAGGGCGGTCGGGGAAGATCTGCCGGAGGTGACGGTCACAGCGACCAAAAGCCGCGAGGAGCAGGTCTACAAAGTACCCTTGGCGGTAACGGTGCTTTCACAGCAGCGCGCCAGTGAGCGCGACGGCACGACGATCGTCGATTTGCTCAAAGGCGAAACCGGTGTCTGGGTCCAATCGAGCGGGCCGGGCCAGGGGACGCCCTTCGTGCGCGGGGTGACCGGGCGCGAGGTGCTGCTGCTGCAGGACGGGTTTCGGATCAGCCCGGCCTTTATTCGCTCCGGACCGAATCAATACCTGGCGCTATTGGACCCTTATGCCTTCGAGCGCCTGGAGGTGGCCCGCGGACCGGTCTCGGTGCTCTACGGCAGCGACGCGCTGGGTGGAGCGGTGAACGTCGTGGGTGCCACTCCCCAGTTTACCGGTGAAGCGACCCAGGCGAAGGGGCGGGTCTACGCCGGGTACGGCACGGCGAACGCCGAGCGAAGCGGCAGGCTTGAAGTGTCGGCGGGCAGTGAGGGCAAAGCCTTCAGCCTGGGGCTCACCTACCGGGGCTTCGACGATTTTCATCTGGGGGGCAGCCCCAACCCACAGCTTTTGTTCCCGAACGCCGATCCGCGGCTGGTGAGCGGCAGCGGCTACGAGTACTACGCGGGTCAACTGAAATTCGCCGTCAATTTCGATCCGACCCAGCGGCTGGTACTGGGGCTCGAATACAACGAGGTACCGAGGTTTGCGGCCATCGACAGCCTCATCCAGGGCTACGGCAGTGCGGTGATCGATGCGTCCAATTTCTTCACACCCCAGAGTCGGCTGTTTACGACGCTCACCTACGAAGTGAAACCCCGCGAAAGCTGGCTGACCTCGGGACAGTTGAAGCTGGGCTACCAGCGCATCCTGGATGATCGCCTGCGCCGCTCCTACAGCACCCGCCCGAGCTTTCCCAGTTTCGGCAGCGGTGTGGCCGACGCTTTTTACAACAGCGAACGCAACAACAGCAACCTGTTCGGTACCCAGTTGACGCTTGAAAGTGTCGCCGGTCGCCACACGCTCACCTACGGCGGCGAAGTTTACTCCGATGTGATCTTCAGCGACACCGTCCGCCGCTTCGATGCGGGTTCGACCGCCGTGCGCCCCTCCCGCTACGTCTCGGGCTCGACTTTCGAGCAGTGGGGAATATTTTTGCAAGATTACATCCGCTGGAGCGACCGGGTGAGCACCGTGCTCGGCGTGCGCTATTCGTCTGTGACCGCGCGCGTACCGGCGGACGGATTGCGCGACTCACCGGCATTTACCAACAACTCCAGCGACTTTACCTACAACCTGAGCAACGCCTTTTTTATTACGCCCGAGATTAACTACGTCCTCAACGTCGGCCGGGGCTTTCGCGCCCCCAACATCAGCGACTTGTCGCAGGCGGGGGTGGAGGGCAATTTCTTCAACTCCCCCAACCCGAACCTGCGCCCCGAGCAGGTCTTCTCGATCGACACGGGTTTTAAGTTCCGCACAGGCACCTTCACAGGCGAACTGTTCGGCTTCTGGAGCAAGTACTCCGACCGCATCCTCACCGTCCTCACGGGCAACACCGTGGCGGGTCTTGCCGAGCGGCGCCAGGAAAATGCCGCAAGCCAGATTATCGGCGGCATCGAATTCGGCGGCCAGTGGCGGGTGATCCCGGAGTTGGCCCTGCTCGGCACCGCCACCTGGACCCAGGGGGATACCACCCTCAACACCGGCGAGGTGGTGCCCGCCGACCGCATCCCGCCTTTTAACGGCGTCGTCGGGGTGCGCTACGAACCGCCGGCGGGCAAATTCTACGTCGAGCCGCTGTTGCGCTACGCAGGCGCCCAGAACCGCTTGGCCCCGAACAACCGGAGCGACAACCGCATCAACCCGAACGGCACCCCCGGCTTTTTCGTCTTCGACGTGCGTGCCGGGTTATCGGTTGGCGAGAGCCTCTGGCTGCGGCTGGTGGCCCAGAACCTCACCAACAACAACTACCGCGAGCACGGCAGTTCCCTCGACGGGCTGGGGACGAATATCTTCTTCAATGTCGATTACCGCTATTGA
- a CDS encoding response regulator transcription factor, which translates to MVRILLAEDDERIAIPLAEDLTHQHYLVDVAADGKAAWHYATSYHYDVLLLDVMLPEIDGFALCRRLREAGYEQPILMLTALDRTTDRVAGLDSGADDYLVKPFSLEELGARVRALLRRSGPTRGPVLKAGPLSLDPLMLQATYGGLPVHLTPKEYRLLECLLRHPGQIFSREMLLDRLWEPAHAGGDDAVKALVLRLRRKLQEAGAPQDLLKTVHGFGYCFNRCAMEHE; encoded by the coding sequence ATGGTCCGGATCTTGCTCGCCGAGGACGACGAGCGCATCGCGATCCCGCTTGCTGAAGATCTCACCCACCAGCACTACCTGGTGGATGTGGCGGCGGACGGCAAAGCCGCCTGGCACTACGCCACCAGTTACCACTACGACGTGCTCCTTCTCGATGTGATGCTGCCGGAAATCGACGGCTTCGCCCTGTGCCGGCGGTTGCGCGAGGCGGGTTACGAGCAGCCCATCTTGATGCTCACCGCCCTCGATCGCACCACGGACCGGGTGGCCGGGCTCGACAGCGGTGCAGACGATTATCTGGTCAAACCCTTCAGCCTGGAGGAGCTGGGGGCCAGGGTGCGGGCCCTGCTCAGGCGCAGCGGCCCGACCCGGGGGCCGGTGCTCAAAGCCGGACCCTTGAGCCTCGATCCGCTGATGTTGCAGGCCACCTACGGCGGCTTGCCTGTGCACCTGACCCCCAAGGAGTACCGGTTGCTCGAATGCCTGCTGCGCCACCCCGGCCAGATCTTCAGCCGCGAGATGCTCCTGGACCGGCTGTGGGAACCCGCCCATGCCGGGGGGGACGACGCCGTCAAAGCCCTAGTGTTGCGTCTGCGGCGCAAATTGCAAGAAGCCGGAGCCCCGCAGGACTTGCTGAAGACGGTGCACGGCTTCGGCTACTGCTTCAATCGCTGCGCAATGGAACACGAATGA
- a CDS encoding sensor histidine kinase: MIEPSLFTRTRLQLLAGFLGVLAAILLLFCAGVGGFFRLALVQRFDQQLAAFAHAALNTIDIEEGEFDFRSAPQASSQPLPTDTEVQWFDPEGRLLREVGALPGIAAQLAERPATGRFESLPGPLRAWVEPVRAPGGTLAGYLRVTRSFETVEGPFGQLLWGLAAGIPAVLLVSAAGGWWLTGLVIRPVEDTLRRLEQFAADASHELRNPLMAIQSNCAVAIKYPEQMRPGDRQKFLRIEDAARQLLTLVQELLMLARTGEGIAAPEPVDLAHLVRELAAEYRPRTCERDLQLDLAIEASPASWQVSGKAVQLRCLLANLIENAVKFTPEGGSIAIRLSREPREILVQVSDTGVGIVPADLPHVFDRFWRADRSRHRQGGSGLGLAIAHGIAQAHGGTLDARSVPEHGSTFTVRLPAVHESRRQGKNGGPGLTATR; this comes from the coding sequence ATGATTGAGCCGTCGCTGTTTACCCGCACACGCTTGCAGCTGCTGGCCGGTTTTCTGGGGGTGCTTGCGGCAATCTTACTGCTCTTCTGCGCGGGGGTGGGGGGCTTTTTTCGCCTGGCACTTGTGCAACGCTTCGATCAGCAACTGGCCGCCTTCGCCCACGCCGCCCTCAACACCATCGACATCGAGGAGGGCGAGTTCGACTTTCGCTCCGCCCCCCAGGCCTCTTCCCAACCGCTGCCCACCGACACCGAGGTGCAATGGTTCGACCCGGAGGGCCGCCTGCTGCGCGAGGTGGGCGCACTGCCGGGGATCGCTGCGCAGCTTGCCGAGCGGCCGGCGACCGGTCGCTTCGAGAGTTTGCCCGGTCCGCTGCGCGCCTGGGTGGAGCCGGTGCGCGCCCCCGGCGGCACCCTCGCGGGTTACCTGCGGGTTACCCGCTCTTTTGAAACGGTGGAAGGTCCCTTCGGGCAGCTGCTTTGGGGGTTGGCGGCGGGCATCCCGGCGGTCTTGCTGGTGAGCGCTGCGGGCGGCTGGTGGCTCACGGGCTTGGTGATCCGACCGGTGGAGGACACCCTGCGCAGACTGGAACAGTTCGCCGCCGACGCCAGCCACGAGTTGCGCAATCCCCTGATGGCCATCCAGAGTAACTGTGCGGTCGCCATCAAGTATCCCGAGCAGATGCGCCCCGGCGACCGGCAAAAGTTTTTGCGCATCGAGGATGCCGCCCGGCAACTGCTCACCCTCGTGCAGGAGTTGCTGATGCTCGCGCGTACCGGCGAGGGGATCGCAGCTCCCGAGCCGGTCGACCTGGCGCATCTGGTGCGGGAACTGGCGGCGGAGTACCGCCCGCGCACCTGCGAGCGCGATTTGCAACTGGATCTTGCGATCGAAGCGTCGCCCGCTTCCTGGCAGGTGTCGGGCAAGGCGGTCCAACTGCGCTGCCTGCTTGCCAATTTGATCGAAAACGCGGTCAAGTTCACTCCCGAGGGCGGAAGCATCGCGATCCGGCTCAGCCGCGAACCCAGGGAAATCCTGGTACAAGTAAGCGACACCGGCGTCGGCATCGTCCCGGCCGACCTGCCCCACGTCTTCGACCGCTTCTGGCGGGCGGACCGCTCGCGTCACCGCCAGGGCGGCAGCGGTCTGGGTCTGGCCATCGCCCACGGTATCGCCCAGGCCCACGGCGGTACTCTCGACGCCCGGAGCGTTCCCGAGCACGGCAGCACCTTCACCGTGCGCCTACCTGCTGTCCATGAGAGCAGGCGTCAGGGTAAAAACGGCGGCCCCGGCCTCACAGCCACCAGGTGA
- a CDS encoding homogentisate phytyltransferase: MPPTLRAFWKFTRPHTIYGTAASLVGIFLIASASLGAITAEGLAALLVAQVSCLCANVYIVGLNQLTDIKIDRINKPYLPIASGEISPRTGTALVGILGVAALVIALQNLYLFATVAASVLIGTAYSLPPLRLKRFALFASLCIFTVRGLIVNLGLWGYFLDGAGQPVQFGPAILCLSLFVTLFTFVIAIFKDIPDMEGDRRFAITTFSLRLGKRFVFDLSCWLLAATYLLVSALSTLFLSPAGITFLLVFHTAMLAVFFYRRGQVDLKDNAEITDFYQFIWKLYYVEYLVYPLTWWL, encoded by the coding sequence ATGCCGCCGACGCTGAGAGCCTTCTGGAAATTCACCCGCCCGCACACCATCTACGGCACCGCCGCGAGCCTGGTCGGCATTTTCCTCATCGCCTCGGCAAGTCTGGGCGCCATCACCGCGGAAGGGCTCGCGGCGCTGCTTGTCGCCCAGGTGAGCTGTCTGTGCGCCAACGTCTACATCGTCGGCCTCAACCAACTCACCGACATCAAAATCGATCGCATCAACAAGCCCTACCTGCCCATCGCGAGCGGCGAGATTTCGCCGCGCACCGGGACGGCGCTGGTGGGGATATTGGGGGTGGCGGCCCTGGTGATCGCGCTCCAGAATCTGTACCTGTTTGCCACCGTGGCGGCGAGCGTGCTCATCGGCACCGCCTACTCCCTGCCGCCCCTGCGCCTGAAGCGCTTTGCGCTGTTCGCCTCGCTGTGCATCTTCACCGTGCGCGGTCTCATCGTCAATCTGGGACTGTGGGGCTATTTTCTGGATGGGGCCGGCCAACCGGTGCAATTCGGCCCGGCGATTTTGTGCCTGAGCCTGTTTGTCACCCTGTTTACTTTTGTGATCGCCATCTTTAAAGATATTCCCGACATGGAGGGCGACCGGCGCTTTGCCATCACCACTTTTTCACTGCGCCTGGGCAAGCGTTTTGTCTTCGATCTGTCCTGCTGGTTGCTGGCGGCAACTTACCTGCTGGTGAGCGCCCTGAGCACCCTGTTTCTCTCGCCTGCCGGAATCACCTTTTTGCTCGTCTTTCATACCGCGATGCTGGCGGTATTTTTCTACCGCCGCGGTCAGGTGGATCTCAAAGACAACGCCGAGATTACCGATTTCTATCAATTCATCTGGAAGCTTTATTACGTGGAATATCTGGTTTATCCGCTCACCTGGTGGCTGTGA
- a CDS encoding chlororespiratory reduction protein 7, which produces MDNDAEYYVLLRTGQEEQFLTEVELQAVLADAVRRAEGLEGEALAHQVKFLLDTACDYPTLPGEYLQWYSVRLEKK; this is translated from the coding sequence ATGGATAACGACGCAGAGTACTACGTGCTGCTGCGCACCGGCCAGGAGGAGCAGTTCCTCACCGAAGTCGAACTGCAGGCCGTTCTCGCCGATGCCGTTCGGCGGGCGGAGGGTCTCGAAGGCGAAGCCCTGGCCCACCAGGTCAAATTTTTGCTCGACACCGCCTGCGACTACCCGACGCTGCCCGGCGAGTACCTGCAGTGGTACAGCGTGCGTCTCGAAAAAAAATGA
- a CDS encoding tetratricopeptide repeat protein, which translates to MNDNLRIFYLIGLAALLGWLAWQVFRQVRRNVGVEGVINKLQPKVKGGQASAQDYYELGCAYLEKRLYMDATENFKKALQAEPEFAEAHNNLGFCHFQQRQYDLAIREYKDAVRFKPDYVSALNNLGHALEMKGQALQALEAYDQVLTLQPANATAERRARALRKRVPSTADG; encoded by the coding sequence ATGAACGATAATCTTCGCATTTTCTATTTGATCGGTCTGGCGGCGCTGCTGGGCTGGTTGGCATGGCAGGTCTTCCGGCAGGTGCGTCGCAATGTCGGGGTCGAAGGGGTGATCAACAAACTCCAGCCCAAGGTCAAAGGCGGCCAGGCGAGCGCCCAGGATTATTACGAGCTGGGCTGCGCCTATCTTGAGAAGCGGCTATATATGGACGCCACCGAGAACTTTAAAAAAGCCCTCCAGGCCGAGCCCGAGTTCGCTGAGGCCCACAACAACCTCGGCTTTTGCCACTTCCAGCAGCGCCAATACGACCTGGCCATCCGCGAGTACAAAGACGCCGTCCGCTTCAAACCCGATTACGTCTCCGCCCTCAACAACCTGGGCCACGCCCTGGAGATGAAGGGCCAGGCCCTCCAGGCCCTCGAAGCCTACGATCAGGTGCTCACCCTCCAGCCCGCCAACGCCACCGCCGAGCGGCGGGCGCGGGCTTTGCGCAAACGCGTTCCCTCCACCGCCGATGGATAA
- a CDS encoding class I SAM-dependent methyltransferase, giving the protein MMTLPIASRPDEGDDGLFYQQPRLVQHIDLSFIANLQEVFRQYLPENATILDTMSSWVSHLPEELKTAKVVGHGMNSVELAANPRLDEFFVQNLNQNPKLPLADSTFDAALNTVSIQYLVDAPIVLAEVNRVLKPGGVVIISFSNRMFPTKAVHRWQNSEEEERVDLVQQYLLAAGGYTDLRVHRKLPTGLTFFFSQQRDPFYCVTARKGAPEVRR; this is encoded by the coding sequence ATGATGACATTGCCGATAGCGAGCCGCCCCGACGAAGGCGACGACGGGCTTTTCTACCAGCAGCCGCGGCTGGTGCAGCACATCGACCTCAGTTTTATCGCCAACCTGCAGGAAGTCTTCCGGCAGTACCTGCCCGAGAACGCCACGATTCTGGACACGATGAGCAGTTGGGTCTCCCACCTGCCCGAGGAGCTGAAGACGGCTAAGGTCGTCGGTCACGGCATGAACAGCGTCGAACTGGCGGCCAACCCGCGCCTGGACGAATTTTTTGTGCAAAACCTCAACCAGAACCCGAAACTGCCTCTGGCGGACAGCACCTTCGATGCGGCGCTCAACACCGTCTCTATTCAGTATTTGGTAGACGCGCCGATAGTGCTGGCGGAGGTCAACCGGGTGCTCAAACCGGGCGGTGTGGTGATTATCAGCTTCTCCAACCGCATGTTCCCGACCAAGGCGGTGCACCGCTGGCAAAACAGCGAAGAGGAGGAGCGCGTCGATCTGGTCCAGCAATATCTGCTTGCCGCCGGGGGTTATACCGATCTGCGGGTGCACCGGAAGCTGCCCACGGGGCTGACGTTCTTTTTCTCCCAACAGCGCGATCCGTTTTATTGTGTGACGGCGCGCAAGGGGGCGCCTGAAGTCCGGAGGTAG
- the frr gene encoding ribosome recycling factor, translating to MRKAIEATAGNFATIRTGRASTSLLDRINVEYYGQPTPLKTLATITTPDASTVLIQPYDPSSLRLIEKTILESDLGLPPSNDGKTIRLNIPPLTAERRKDLVKVLRNLAEEGRVAVRNIRRHAIDEVRKEEKDAKVSEDEARRLQDEVQKLTDKSIQQIEKLFEAKEKEITTV from the coding sequence ATGCGCAAGGCGATCGAGGCGACGGCGGGCAACTTTGCCACCATCCGCACCGGCCGTGCGTCCACCTCCCTTCTCGACCGCATCAACGTCGAATACTACGGACAACCGACGCCGCTGAAGACCCTGGCCACGATCACCACTCCGGACGCTTCGACGGTGCTCATCCAACCCTACGACCCGAGTTCGCTCCGGCTTATTGAAAAGACGATTCTCGAATCGGACCTGGGGCTTCCCCCCAGCAACGACGGCAAGACCATCCGCCTCAACATTCCGCCGCTGACGGCCGAGCGGCGCAAAGACCTGGTCAAGGTGTTGCGCAACCTGGCGGAGGAAGGCCGGGTGGCGGTGCGCAACATCCGCCGCCACGCCATCGACGAAGTGCGCAAAGAAGAAAAAGACGCCAAAGTCTCCGAAGACGAAGCCAGGCGGTTGCAAGACGAAGTCCAGAAGCTCACTGATAAGTCTATCCAGCAGATCGAAAAACTGTTCGAGGCCAAAGAAAAGGAGATCACGACCGTCTGA
- a CDS encoding energy-coupling factor ABC transporter ATP-binding protein, whose translation MIEPLVVEELHYSYPDGTAALRGITLALGTGENVALVGPNGSGKSTLLLHLNGLLLPGRGRIEVGGKPLSASTLEFARRFVGLLFQNPEDQLFMPTVGEDVAFGPQNLGRKGEKLRECVRTALERVGLEPARFLERQSYNLSIGEKKRVALAGVLAMEPEVLVLDEPSAGLDPRSRRRLIRLLTELPQTKLVATHDLDMALETCTRTIIIDRGQVVADGPSDQILADRVLLETHGLELPLSLGR comes from the coding sequence ATGATCGAGCCGCTGGTGGTCGAAGAGCTGCACTACAGCTATCCCGACGGCACCGCCGCCCTGCGGGGAATAACCCTGGCGCTGGGTACGGGCGAGAACGTCGCCCTAGTCGGCCCGAACGGCTCCGGCAAATCGACGCTGCTATTGCACCTGAACGGATTGCTCTTGCCTGGCCGGGGCCGCATCGAGGTGGGGGGCAAGCCGCTCAGCGCTTCCACCCTCGAATTTGCCCGTCGCTTCGTAGGCCTACTTTTCCAGAACCCCGAAGATCAGCTATTTATGCCCACCGTCGGCGAGGATGTCGCCTTCGGTCCCCAAAATCTGGGCCGCAAAGGTGAGAAGTTGCGCGAGTGCGTGCGCACAGCGCTCGAACGGGTGGGTCTGGAGCCCGCCCGCTTCCTGGAGCGACAGAGTTACAACCTGTCGATCGGCGAGAAGAAGCGGGTGGCCCTAGCCGGTGTGCTTGCCATGGAGCCGGAGGTGCTGGTCCTCGATGAACCCTCGGCGGGTCTCGACCCGCGCAGCCGCCGCCGCCTGATTCGTTTGCTCACCGAGTTGCCCCAGACCAAGCTCGTCGCCACCCACGACCTCGACATGGCCCTGGAGACTTGTACCCGCACAATCATCATCGATCGGGGCCAGGTGGTGGCCGACGGGCCGAGCGATCAGATCCTCGCCGACCGGGTGCTGCTTGAGACCCACGGCCTGGAATTGCCCCTTTCGCTGGGGCGTTAG
- the cbiQ gene encoding cobalt ECF transporter T component CbiQ: protein MILLHVPTFSLAAYAQGDSFWHRLQPRVRLAVALLLVLGAVLLPEGAWNYWGLYAAVLAILMLLSQVSPVALLRRLAVELVFVGVLLLTILLSGRGTPLWTWGPLVIADGSLLTFASVLVRSALSLWVLNLLTLTTAAPSLLQALAGFGCPALLVRVLESMLRYVAVLVDELGSMQRAAQARSGARALLRWNILGNLLGALFLRTYGRGERTYLAMQARGFTGRFPEADARPWRPDERLVTAAAALFAVSTLTLAWWRL from the coding sequence GTGATCTTGCTGCACGTACCGACCTTCAGCCTCGCCGCCTACGCCCAGGGCGACAGCTTCTGGCACCGACTGCAGCCGCGGGTGCGTCTGGCCGTGGCACTGCTGTTGGTCCTCGGGGCGGTGCTGTTGCCGGAGGGAGCCTGGAACTATTGGGGCCTCTACGCCGCGGTGCTCGCCATCCTCATGCTCCTAAGCCAGGTCTCGCCCGTCGCTTTGCTGCGCAGGCTCGCCGTCGAACTGGTGTTTGTGGGCGTGCTGTTGCTCACGATTTTGCTCTCCGGGCGAGGGACACCGCTTTGGACCTGGGGGCCGCTGGTGATTGCGGACGGCTCGCTGCTCACCTTTGCCAGCGTACTGGTGCGCTCGGCCCTCTCGCTGTGGGTGCTCAACCTGCTCACCCTCACCACCGCGGCCCCTTCGCTGCTGCAGGCGCTCGCCGGTTTCGGCTGTCCGGCGCTACTGGTAAGGGTGCTCGAATCGATGCTGCGCTACGTGGCGGTGCTGGTCGACGAACTCGGTTCGATGCAGCGTGCCGCCCAGGCCCGCTCGGGGGCGCGGGCGCTGTTGCGCTGGAATATTCTGGGCAATTTGCTGGGAGCACTGTTCTTGCGCACCTACGGGCGCGGCGAGCGCACCTATCTGGCGATGCAGGCGCGCGGATTTACGGGCCGCTTCCCGGAGGCGGACGCCCGCCCCTGGCGGCCGGACGAACGGCTCGTGACCGCCGCCGCCGCCCTGTTTGCCGTCTCGACGCTGACCCTTGCCTGGTGGCGGCTATGA
- a CDS encoding PDGLE domain-containing protein, giving the protein MGARSRWVLAGLGLALLVAIVSPLASPDPDGLERVATDQGFAHREAPSWAEKLPFAEWFAGYELRGLSDPAAAKIAAGIAGTLAVFGLAWGAGAVLARARGAKRP; this is encoded by the coding sequence GTGGGCGCTAGGAGCCGCTGGGTGTTGGCCGGTCTGGGATTGGCTTTGCTGGTGGCCATCGTTTCGCCCCTTGCGAGTCCCGACCCGGACGGGCTGGAGCGGGTGGCGACCGATCAGGGCTTTGCCCACCGGGAAGCGCCTTCTTGGGCTGAGAAGTTACCCTTCGCCGAGTGGTTCGCCGGTTACGAACTGCGCGGCCTTTCCGATCCGGCCGCCGCCAAAATCGCCGCCGGAATCGCAGGCACCCTCGCGGTCTTCGGCCTCGCCTGGGGAGCGGGGGCGGTGCTCGCGCGCGCGCGGGGAGCAAAACGCCCGTGA